The Burkholderia lata genome contains a region encoding:
- a CDS encoding LysR family transcriptional regulator has protein sequence MDHLQSMRVFVKVADLGSFARAASAMDISNAVATRHVADLEGRLGTRLLNRTTRSLSLTESGQVYLERARQILDELEDVEQMVVARNHEPVGTLRIVAPVVFGLHNLAPVLQSYTENFPKVVPDLTLVDRQVDLVEEGFDVGIVVTRQMRSASIVTRRLTTGCMTVCATPSYLEKHGVPTHPEHLAEHPSLSLPTEYWGDERVFTGPDGEVRVRPTNVIVANNTAMLRQFALLGMGVAILPSYLIGSDIARGALVRLLPDFRLPQVEINIAYPSRRHLPAKVRTFIDHLVEHFSHSTDATMGEQWAAQNSALPPIGVETRAEQPESADPNLSPRLPRSPRPRVAVPSPL, from the coding sequence ATGGATCATTTGCAGTCGATGCGCGTGTTCGTCAAGGTTGCAGATCTCGGCAGTTTTGCGCGGGCCGCGAGTGCAATGGATATCTCCAACGCGGTCGCGACGCGTCACGTCGCCGATCTGGAAGGCCGGCTCGGCACGCGTTTGCTGAACCGCACCACGCGCAGCCTTTCCCTGACGGAGTCAGGCCAGGTCTATCTGGAGCGTGCTCGCCAGATCCTCGATGAGCTCGAGGACGTCGAGCAGATGGTCGTTGCGCGCAATCACGAGCCGGTCGGAACGTTGCGCATCGTTGCGCCGGTCGTGTTCGGCCTGCATAACCTCGCGCCCGTGTTGCAGTCGTACACGGAGAATTTCCCGAAAGTGGTGCCCGATCTCACGCTGGTCGACCGGCAGGTCGATCTCGTCGAGGAAGGCTTCGACGTCGGCATCGTCGTCACGCGCCAGATGCGTAGCGCGAGCATCGTCACGCGGCGCCTGACCACCGGCTGCATGACCGTGTGCGCGACGCCGAGCTACCTGGAGAAGCACGGTGTGCCGACCCATCCGGAGCATCTCGCCGAGCACCCGAGCCTGAGCCTGCCGACCGAATACTGGGGCGACGAGCGCGTGTTCACGGGGCCGGACGGTGAAGTGCGCGTGCGCCCGACCAACGTGATCGTCGCGAACAACACCGCGATGCTGCGCCAGTTCGCGCTGCTCGGGATGGGGGTCGCGATCCTGCCGAGCTACCTGATCGGCAGCGACATCGCGCGCGGCGCGCTCGTGCGGCTGCTGCCGGATTTCCGGCTGCCGCAGGTCGAGATCAACATCGCTTACCCGAGCCGGCGCCATTTGCCTGCGAAGGTGCGCACGTTCATCGACCACCTCGTCGAGCATTTCAGTCACTCGACCGATGCGACGATGGGCGAGCAGTGGGCCGCGCAGAATTCGGCGCTTCCGCCGATCGGTGTCGAGACGCGTGCGGAGCAGCCGGAATCGGCCGACCCGAACCTGTCGCCGCGCCTGCCGCGTTCGCCGCGCCCGCGCGTCGCGGTGCCGTCGCCACTGTAA
- a CDS encoding D-2-hydroxyacid dehydrogenase family protein → MKIAILDDYQDAVRKLNCFEMLADHDVKVFNNTVRGLGQLASRLAEVEALVLIRERTPISSQLLAKLPNLRMISQTGRISSHIDLEACTDRGIAVLEGTGSPIAPAELTWALVMAAQRRIPQYVANLKQGAWQQSGLKTSAMPPNFGLGQVLRGQTLGIWGYGKIGRLVAGYGKAFGMNVLIWGREHSLEAARADGYTAAESREALFEQSDVLSLHLRMHDDTRGIVKQEDLMRMKPTSLLVNTSRAELLEENALVNALSHNRPGMVAIDVFESEPILQGYSLLRMENVICTPHIGYVERESYELYFSAAFRNILAFDQGDMSSVVNPEALTPRRVR, encoded by the coding sequence ATGAAAATTGCCATCCTCGACGACTACCAGGACGCCGTCCGCAAGCTGAACTGCTTCGAGATGCTTGCCGACCACGACGTGAAGGTCTTCAACAATACGGTGCGCGGATTGGGACAACTCGCCAGCCGTCTGGCGGAAGTCGAGGCGCTCGTGCTGATTCGCGAACGGACCCCGATTTCGTCGCAACTGCTCGCCAAGCTGCCGAACCTGCGCATGATCAGCCAGACCGGTCGCATTTCGAGCCACATCGATCTCGAAGCCTGTACCGACCGCGGCATCGCTGTGCTCGAAGGCACGGGCTCGCCGATTGCCCCCGCCGAACTGACCTGGGCACTCGTGATGGCCGCCCAGCGCCGCATTCCGCAGTACGTCGCGAACCTGAAGCAGGGTGCGTGGCAACAGTCGGGCCTGAAGACGTCGGCGATGCCGCCGAACTTCGGCCTCGGCCAGGTGCTGCGCGGCCAGACGCTCGGCATCTGGGGCTACGGCAAGATCGGCCGGCTTGTCGCCGGCTACGGCAAGGCATTCGGGATGAACGTGCTGATCTGGGGCCGCGAGCATTCGCTCGAGGCCGCGCGGGCTGACGGCTATACGGCCGCCGAAAGCCGCGAAGCGCTGTTCGAGCAGAGCGACGTGCTGTCGCTGCACCTGCGCATGCATGACGACACGCGCGGGATCGTGAAGCAGGAAGACCTGATGCGGATGAAGCCGACGTCGCTGCTCGTCAACACGAGCCGCGCCGAACTGCTCGAGGAAAATGCCCTGGTCAACGCGCTGTCGCACAACCGTCCGGGGATGGTGGCGATCGACGTGTTCGAGAGCGAGCCGATCCTGCAGGGCTACAGCCTGCTGCGGATGGAAAACGTGATCTGCACGCCGCACATCGGCTACGTCGAGCGCGAAAGCTACGAGCTCTACTTCAGCGCGGCATTCCGGAACATCCTGGCGTTCGACCAGGGCGACATGTCGAGCGTCGTCAATCCGGAAGCCCTGACGCCGCGCCGCGTGCGCTGA
- a CDS encoding patatin-like phospholipase family protein — translation MFDQIVFAGGGNRCWWQAGFWDVAQPALGLRPRVITGISAGAATACMLYTRDAAWVMRYYEEALRHNRKNAYWGNLFGREPVFPHYRIYRQALLDIYGEPFAKLAAAPEIRIGVSHVPRWLGARSAVAAGLVAYNIEKYVRKTLHPTLGRTLGFRPEFVRAQACTRVDELADLILQSSCTPPFTPVLRCGGRPVLDGGMVDNVPVDALDPTPGDVLVLVTRLYPRPQMFTVAHGEQRRLYVQPSSKVPISSWDYTSPSQMRHAYDLGRRDGEHFLTRVGAMTGGRVAA, via the coding sequence ATGTTCGACCAGATCGTCTTTGCGGGCGGCGGCAATCGCTGCTGGTGGCAGGCCGGCTTCTGGGACGTCGCCCAGCCGGCGCTCGGCCTGCGCCCGCGCGTGATCACCGGCATCTCGGCCGGCGCGGCGACCGCGTGCATGCTGTATACACGCGACGCCGCCTGGGTGATGCGCTATTACGAAGAGGCGCTGCGCCACAACCGGAAGAACGCGTACTGGGGCAACCTGTTCGGGCGCGAGCCCGTGTTTCCGCATTACCGGATTTACCGCCAGGCGCTGCTCGACATCTACGGCGAGCCGTTCGCGAAGCTTGCCGCGGCGCCGGAGATCCGCATTGGCGTGTCGCACGTGCCGCGCTGGCTCGGCGCGCGCAGCGCAGTGGCCGCCGGCCTTGTCGCGTACAACATCGAGAAATACGTGCGCAAGACGCTGCACCCGACGCTCGGGCGCACGCTCGGCTTTCGGCCGGAATTCGTGCGCGCGCAGGCCTGCACGCGCGTCGACGAACTCGCCGACCTGATCCTGCAGTCATCCTGTACGCCGCCATTCACGCCGGTGCTGCGCTGCGGCGGCCGGCCCGTGCTCGACGGTGGGATGGTCGACAACGTGCCGGTCGACGCGCTCGACCCGACGCCGGGCGACGTGCTGGTGCTCGTCACGCGGCTGTACCCGCGTCCGCAGATGTTCACGGTCGCGCACGGCGAGCAGCGGCGGCTGTATGTCCAGCCGTCGAGCAAGGTGCCGATTTCGAGTTGGGATTACACGAGCCCGTCGCAGATGCGGCATGCGTACGACCTCGGGCGGCGCGACGGCGAGCATTTCCTCACGCGCGTCGGCGCGATGACGGGCGGCCGCGTGGCCGCCTGA
- a CDS encoding PaaI family thioesterase produces the protein MDENAVRELLDRLLAPWVRSLGLVPVSIGDDSVTLRLPFSGEFRHSGGIICGQVFTAAADTAMVVAISAALGEFRPMTTVSLNTNFMRPVRKGDVLVTARVLRMGRNLVFGEVELFDEDGKMAVHATSTYALVS, from the coding sequence ATGGACGAAAACGCAGTCCGCGAATTGCTGGATCGCCTGCTGGCCCCCTGGGTCCGCTCGCTCGGTCTGGTCCCCGTGTCGATCGGCGACGACAGCGTCACGCTGCGCCTGCCGTTTTCCGGCGAATTCCGCCATTCGGGCGGCATCATCTGCGGCCAGGTGTTCACGGCGGCCGCAGACACCGCGATGGTGGTTGCGATCTCGGCCGCGCTCGGCGAGTTCCGGCCGATGACGACCGTATCGCTGAACACGAACTTCATGCGTCCCGTGCGCAAGGGCGACGTGCTCGTCACCGCGCGCGTGCTGCGGATGGGCCGCAATCTCGTATTCGGCGAAGTCGAGTTGTTCGACGAAGACGGCAAGATGGCCGTTCACGCGACGTCGACCTACGCGCTCGTCAGCTGA
- a CDS encoding DUF3592 domain-containing protein: MPGKDALVAMALGVVLLVLAGMLAVTAGQATGQLVSAPGTVVRIVQDSDAMRAYRPIVAYLANDGQRREVAGNTASTVPAYDIGENVEVWLDPNHPERPALIDDFTQRWFPAAVAALLAIASLAIGGLLIAGGRRRRSSEPPPAQPARKPTSSRWNVAIVLIPISIGTGFIAGAGAAGLRQWQIAHHYARSTGHVVEIAKNARSTRSRTSLYSAIVAFTTDSGRQITFAQGSASSHPGLREGEAVSVLYDPVTPERAVVDRFWDRWGLAAILFAIGAPFLVAGLFIAATLWPEHPAHEAAP, from the coding sequence ATGCCGGGTAAGGACGCGCTCGTCGCCATGGCGCTCGGCGTCGTGCTGCTCGTGCTGGCCGGCATGCTCGCCGTCACGGCCGGCCAGGCGACCGGCCAACTGGTCAGCGCGCCGGGCACGGTCGTGCGCATCGTGCAGGACAGCGACGCGATGCGCGCGTACCGGCCAATCGTCGCGTACCTCGCGAACGACGGCCAGCGCCGCGAAGTCGCCGGCAATACCGCATCGACCGTCCCCGCCTACGATATCGGCGAGAACGTCGAGGTATGGCTCGACCCCAACCACCCCGAACGCCCCGCACTGATCGACGATTTCACGCAACGCTGGTTTCCGGCGGCCGTCGCGGCGCTACTCGCCATTGCGTCGCTCGCGATCGGGGGCCTGCTGATCGCTGGCGGGCGCCGTCGCCGGTCATCCGAGCCACCGCCGGCCCAACCGGCCCGCAAGCCCACATCGAGCCGCTGGAACGTCGCGATCGTGCTGATTCCAATCTCGATCGGCACGGGCTTCATCGCCGGCGCCGGTGCAGCCGGCCTGCGTCAGTGGCAGATCGCCCACCACTACGCACGTTCGACCGGCCATGTCGTCGAGATCGCGAAAAACGCGCGCTCGACCCGCTCGCGCACGTCGCTGTATTCGGCGATCGTCGCGTTCACGACCGACAGCGGCCGCCAGATCACGTTCGCCCAGGGCTCGGCGTCGTCGCATCCGGGCCTGCGCGAAGGCGAAGCGGTCAGCGTGCTGTACGACCCTGTCACCCCCGAGCGCGCGGTCGTCGACCGCTTCTGGGATCGCTGGGGCCTCGCGGCCATCCTGTTCGCGATCGGCGCACCGTTCCTCGTGGCCGGGCTGTTCATCGCCGCGACGCTGTGGCCGGAACACCCGGCACACGAAGCCGCTCCATGA
- a CDS encoding CGNR zinc finger domain-containing protein, giving the protein MVTRHEPVRPAHAWGAADFVGGHPALDFLNTVADTGKTRDADKLVDWPAVHGWAERSGLLAPADLARLLRHAWQDDADALAALHRFREDAYIAVAHLTTGGGSTAGARAADRLAVAIREAIARSAFDAVDGRFAWRPDARAASRWVDAAALGFEQLLRSDDFARVRQCGRCTWFFVDRGRGVGRRWCDMRTCGNRAKVEAFRER; this is encoded by the coding sequence ATGGTTACTCGACACGAGCCCGTGCGACCCGCGCACGCATGGGGTGCAGCCGATTTCGTCGGCGGCCATCCGGCGCTCGACTTCCTCAATACGGTGGCCGACACGGGCAAGACGCGCGACGCGGACAAGCTCGTCGACTGGCCGGCCGTGCATGGGTGGGCGGAACGATCGGGGCTGCTGGCGCCAGCCGATCTGGCGCGGCTTCTGCGTCATGCATGGCAGGACGACGCGGACGCGCTGGCGGCGCTGCATCGCTTTCGCGAGGACGCGTACATCGCAGTCGCGCACCTGACGACCGGAGGCGGTAGCACCGCCGGCGCACGCGCGGCGGACCGGCTCGCTGTCGCGATCCGCGAGGCGATCGCGCGTAGCGCATTCGATGCGGTCGACGGCCGGTTCGCGTGGCGACCCGACGCGCGCGCCGCGTCGCGCTGGGTCGATGCGGCCGCACTCGGTTTCGAGCAACTGCTGCGCAGCGACGACTTCGCACGCGTGCGGCAGTGTGGCCGGTGCACGTGGTTCTTCGTCGATCGCGGCCGCGGCGTCGGGCGCCGCTGGTGCGACATGCGCACGTGCGGGAACCGCGCGAAGGTGGAAGCGTTCAGGGAGCGGTGA
- a CDS encoding alpha/beta fold hydrolase, translated as MLELANRFIFEGHRIAWGTLGEGPPLVLVHGTPFSSQVWRRIAPWLARRHRVFFYDLLGYGQSDMPDADVSLSRQNRLFGAMLDAWNISRPRVLAHDYGGATVLRAHFLDGVDYADLTLVNPVAITPQGSPFVRHVAQHEAAFTGLPAYAHHALVSAYLDNAVARPLSDEALSIYRAPWLTPDGQAAFYRQIAQMRQRYIEEVEARYAPPDFPVRIVWGEDDAWIPLEQGQALADRIANGQLIRVPRAGHLVQEDAPEAIVAAVLDGSGHG; from the coding sequence ATGCTCGAACTCGCCAATCGCTTCATTTTCGAAGGCCACCGGATTGCCTGGGGAACGCTCGGCGAAGGCCCGCCGCTCGTGCTCGTGCACGGCACGCCGTTTTCGTCGCAGGTGTGGCGGCGGATCGCACCGTGGCTCGCGCGGCGTCATCGCGTGTTCTTCTACGACCTGCTCGGCTACGGTCAGTCCGACATGCCTGACGCGGACGTGTCGCTCAGCCGCCAGAACCGGCTGTTCGGCGCGATGCTCGACGCGTGGAACATTTCGCGTCCGCGCGTGCTCGCGCACGACTACGGCGGCGCAACCGTGCTGCGCGCGCACTTCCTCGACGGCGTCGACTATGCGGATCTCACCCTCGTGAATCCGGTCGCGATTACGCCGCAGGGTTCGCCGTTCGTGCGCCACGTCGCGCAGCACGAAGCCGCCTTCACCGGATTGCCTGCGTATGCGCATCACGCGCTCGTGTCGGCCTATCTCGACAATGCGGTCGCCCGGCCGCTGAGCGACGAGGCGCTGTCGATCTACCGTGCGCCGTGGCTCACGCCCGACGGTCAGGCCGCGTTCTATCGCCAGATCGCGCAGATGCGCCAGCGCTACATCGAGGAAGTCGAGGCGCGTTACGCGCCGCCGGACTTTCCGGTGCGCATCGTGTGGGGCGAGGACGACGCGTGGATTCCGCTCGAACAGGGCCAGGCGCTGGCCGATCGCATCGCCAACGGCCAGCTGATCAGGGTGCCGCGCGCGGGCCACCTGGTGCAGGAAGATGCGCCGGAGGCGATCGTCGCGGCGGTGCTCGACGGGTCAGGGCACGGCTGA
- a CDS encoding amino acid ABC transporter ATP-binding protein, with protein MIRLERIDKSFGAHRVLHGIDLALQPGSVTALIGPSGSGKSTLLRCVNLLEVPEAGVLMVGDARIDFSPAHRPVRDAVFAVRRQTGMVFQNFQLFPHLSVVQNVMEGLVTVQRWPRERARERALALLEKVGIADKANAWPGTLSGGQQQRVAIARALAPSPQVLLCDEPTSALDPELSVEVVEVLRQLAREGTTMLMATHDLRLAASIAHDSVFLAEGRVVEAGASRDLFGDPRDPRTAKFISTLAQGVPVF; from the coding sequence ATGATCCGGCTCGAACGCATCGACAAATCGTTCGGCGCGCATCGCGTGTTGCACGGGATCGACCTCGCGCTGCAGCCCGGCAGCGTGACGGCGCTGATCGGGCCGTCCGGCAGCGGCAAGAGCACGCTGCTGCGTTGCGTGAACCTGCTCGAAGTGCCTGAGGCTGGCGTGCTGATGGTGGGTGACGCACGCATCGACTTCTCGCCGGCGCACCGGCCGGTGCGCGACGCCGTGTTTGCGGTGCGCCGACAGACCGGCATGGTGTTCCAGAACTTTCAGCTGTTTCCGCACCTGAGCGTCGTGCAGAACGTGATGGAAGGGCTCGTCACGGTACAGCGCTGGCCGCGCGAACGGGCCCGCGAACGCGCGCTCGCGCTGCTCGAGAAGGTCGGCATCGCGGACAAGGCCAACGCATGGCCCGGTACGCTGTCGGGCGGCCAGCAGCAACGTGTCGCGATTGCGCGTGCGCTCGCACCGTCGCCGCAGGTGCTGTTATGCGACGAGCCGACGTCGGCGCTCGATCCGGAGCTGTCCGTCGAAGTGGTCGAGGTGCTGCGCCAGCTCGCACGCGAAGGCACGACGATGCTGATGGCGACGCACGACTTGCGCCTGGCCGCGTCGATCGCGCATGACTCGGTGTTTCTCGCGGAAGGCCGCGTGGTCGAGGCCGGTGCATCGCGCGACCTGTTCGGCGACCCGCGCGATCCGCGCACCGCGAAGTTCATTTCGACGCTCGCGCAGGGCGTGCCGGTGTTCTGA
- a CDS encoding amino acid ABC transporter permease has translation MPAWLHLMAESLRPLLVAGLVFTVPLTLASFAIGLLLAFGAALTRLFGPRWAQAAVRFYIWLFRGSPLLVQLFVIFYGLPSVGIVLDPLTAAVIGFSLNVGAYNAEVIRGVIESIPKGQWEAAYSMAMTRPQALRRAILPQAARVALPALSNSFISLVKDTSLAAVLTVPEIFQAAQRIAAVTYEPMILYTEAALIYLLLSSVLSTLQRRLEIRFGRHALFQAELR, from the coding sequence ATGCCGGCCTGGCTTCACCTGATGGCGGAATCGCTGCGGCCCCTGCTGGTTGCGGGGCTCGTGTTCACGGTGCCGCTCACGCTCGCGTCGTTCGCGATCGGCCTGCTGCTCGCATTCGGCGCAGCGCTCACGAGGCTGTTCGGGCCGCGTTGGGCGCAGGCCGCCGTGCGTTTCTACATCTGGCTGTTTCGCGGTTCGCCGCTGCTCGTGCAACTGTTCGTGATCTTCTACGGCCTGCCGAGCGTCGGCATCGTGCTCGATCCGCTGACGGCCGCGGTGATCGGCTTCTCGCTGAACGTCGGCGCGTACAACGCCGAGGTGATCCGCGGCGTGATCGAATCGATTCCGAAGGGGCAGTGGGAGGCCGCGTACTCGATGGCGATGACGCGCCCGCAGGCGCTGCGCCGCGCGATCCTGCCGCAGGCCGCGCGCGTCGCGCTGCCCGCACTGTCGAATTCGTTCATTTCGCTCGTGAAGGACACGTCGCTCGCGGCCGTGCTGACCGTGCCGGAGATCTTCCAGGCCGCGCAGCGGATCGCAGCCGTGACCTACGAGCCGATGATTCTCTATACGGAAGCCGCGCTGATCTATCTGCTGCTCAGCTCGGTGCTGTCCACGCTGCAGCGTCGCCTCGAAATCCGCTTCGGCCGCCATGCGCTGTTCCAGGCGGAGTTGCGATGA
- a CDS encoding amino acid ABC transporter substrate-binding protein, with translation MKFLRSILVVAMLQAVSVTSALAADDLSQIKSSGVFRVGTEGTYAPFTYHDETGKLTGFDVDIATAIAQRLGVKPQFVEGKWDGLIAGLDVNRYDAVVNEVSITDARKAKYDFSTPYITSRAVLIVRADNTTIRSFDDLKGKKSANTLTSNFGKLAASHGADVVPVQGFNEAIDLLSSGRVDATINDSLSYLDFRKHKPDAKLKVAATDTGGASDASGVLLRKGSPALVAAVDKALADIKADGTYAKISHKYFGRDVSQP, from the coding sequence ATGAAATTCCTTCGCTCCATCCTGGTCGTCGCCATGCTGCAGGCCGTTTCGGTCACGAGCGCACTGGCTGCCGACGACCTGTCGCAGATCAAGTCGTCCGGCGTGTTCCGGGTCGGTACCGAAGGCACATATGCGCCGTTCACGTATCACGACGAAACCGGCAAGCTGACGGGCTTCGACGTCGACATCGCGACCGCGATCGCGCAGCGCCTCGGCGTGAAGCCGCAGTTCGTCGAAGGCAAGTGGGACGGGCTGATCGCGGGCCTCGACGTGAACCGCTACGACGCGGTCGTCAACGAAGTGTCGATCACCGACGCGCGCAAGGCGAAATACGATTTCTCGACGCCGTACATCACGTCGCGCGCGGTGCTGATCGTGCGCGCGGACAACACGACGATCCGCTCGTTCGACGATCTCAAGGGCAAGAAATCCGCGAACACGCTGACCAGCAATTTCGGCAAGCTCGCGGCGTCGCACGGCGCGGACGTCGTGCCCGTGCAGGGCTTCAACGAAGCGATCGACCTGCTGAGCTCGGGGCGCGTCGACGCGACGATCAACGATTCGCTGTCGTACCTCGATTTCCGCAAGCACAAGCCGGACGCGAAGCTGAAGGTCGCGGCGACCGACACCGGCGGCGCGAGCGACGCATCGGGCGTGCTGCTGCGCAAGGGCAGCCCCGCGCTGGTGGCCGCGGTCGACAAGGCGCTCGCGGACATCAAGGCGGACGGTACCTACGCGAAGATCTCGCACAAGTATTTCGGCCGCGACGTGTCGCAGCCGTAA
- the phnY gene encoding phosphonoacetaldehyde dehydrogenase, protein MNAIAASTDVREIRREALRIDGERIHRDAVIEVRNPYDGSLVGTVPKATLDDVRRAFAVARAYRPTLTRHDRSAILRRAADIVRARTAEIAGLITAESGLCVKDSTYEAGRVADVLTFGAGEVLKDDGQIFSCDLTPHGKKRRVYTQRDPLLGVISAITPFNHPMNQVAHKIVPSVATNNRMVVKPSEKVPLSCYLFADILYEAGLPPQMLQVLTGDPKEIADELITNPAIDLITFTGGVSIGKSIASRMGYRRAVLELGGNDPIIVMEDADLDEASTLAVSGSYKNSGQRCTAIKRMLVHESVADRFTELVVEKTRAWSYGNPADPSVDMGTVIDEAAAKFCEQQVNDAIARGARLLVGNVRNGALYSPTVIDRVTPDMPLVKYETFGPVSPIMRFSDIDEAIRMSNSTDYALSSSVCTNRFDSITRFITELEVGSVNVREVPGYRLELTPFGGVKDSGLGYKEGVQEAMKSFTNTKTYSLPW, encoded by the coding sequence ATGAACGCCATTGCAGCATCGACGGACGTCCGCGAGATTCGTCGCGAAGCACTGCGAATCGACGGCGAACGGATTCATCGGGACGCGGTAATCGAAGTGCGCAACCCGTACGACGGCTCGCTGGTCGGCACCGTGCCGAAGGCGACGCTGGACGACGTGCGGCGCGCGTTCGCGGTCGCACGCGCTTACCGGCCAACGCTTACGCGCCACGATCGTTCGGCGATCCTGCGTCGTGCAGCCGACATCGTGCGTGCGCGCACGGCCGAGATTGCCGGGCTGATCACGGCCGAGTCCGGCCTGTGCGTCAAGGATTCGACTTACGAAGCCGGCCGCGTAGCCGATGTACTGACGTTCGGCGCGGGTGAAGTGCTGAAGGACGACGGGCAGATCTTCTCGTGCGACCTGACCCCGCACGGCAAGAAACGCCGCGTGTACACGCAGCGCGATCCGCTGCTTGGCGTGATTTCCGCGATCACGCCGTTCAACCATCCGATGAACCAGGTCGCGCACAAGATCGTGCCGTCGGTGGCCACCAACAACCGGATGGTCGTGAAGCCGTCGGAGAAGGTGCCGCTGTCGTGCTACCTGTTCGCGGACATCCTGTATGAAGCCGGCCTGCCGCCGCAGATGCTGCAAGTGCTCACCGGCGACCCGAAGGAGATCGCCGACGAGCTGATCACGAACCCGGCGATCGATCTGATCACGTTCACGGGCGGCGTGTCGATCGGCAAGTCGATCGCGTCGCGGATGGGCTACCGGCGCGCGGTGCTCGAACTCGGCGGCAACGATCCGATCATCGTGATGGAAGACGCCGATCTCGACGAAGCGAGCACGCTCGCGGTGTCGGGTTCGTACAAGAACTCGGGGCAGCGATGTACCGCGATCAAGCGGATGCTCGTGCACGAGTCGGTAGCCGACCGCTTCACGGAGCTGGTGGTCGAGAAAACGCGCGCGTGGTCGTACGGCAATCCGGCCGATCCGTCGGTCGACATGGGTACGGTGATCGACGAGGCGGCCGCGAAGTTCTGCGAGCAGCAGGTGAACGATGCGATCGCGCGCGGGGCGCGGCTGCTGGTCGGCAACGTTCGCAACGGCGCGCTGTATTCGCCGACGGTGATCGACCGCGTGACGCCCGACATGCCGCTGGTGAAATACGAAACCTTCGGCCCCGTATCGCCGATCATGCGCTTCAGCGACATCGACGAAGCGATCCGGATGTCGAACAGCACCGACTACGCGCTGTCGTCGTCGGTCTGCACGAACCGCTTCGATAGCATCACGCGCTTCATCACCGAGCTGGAAGTCGGCAGCGTGAACGTGCGCGAAGTGCCGGGCTACCGGCTCGAACTGACGCCGTTCGGCGGCGTGAAGGATTCGGGGCTCGGCTACAAGGAAGGCGTGCAGGAAGCGATGAAGAGCTTCACGAATACGAAGACGTATTCGCTGCCGTGGTAA
- the phnA gene encoding phosphonoacetate hydrolase, whose translation MIETPVSVEVNGRRYNWMSRPVVVVCVDGCAYEYLEEAAEAGVAPFLRTLLKPGTALKGECVVPSFTNPNNLSIVTGVPPAVHGISGNYFYDRDTGAEVLMNDPKYLVAPTVLATFAEQGAKVAVVTAKDKLRRLLGKGLKGICFSSEKADEASIEENGIDNVLELVGKPVPSVYSADLSEFVFAAGVRLLETRPIDLMYLSTTDYVQHKCAPGTEGANAFYAMMDKYLQRLDELGAIVAITADHGMNAKHDDETGEPNVIYLQELFDEWLGEDAARVILPITDPYVVHHGALGSFATVYVPATADAEALRARLAAVDGIDVVLTGAEGCARFELPPARMGDLIVISKQDVVLGTRRIKHDLSGLDVPLRSHGGISEQIVPLIFSKPVAGDVSGRARLRNFDIIDIALNHLQ comes from the coding sequence ATGATTGAAACGCCTGTATCCGTGGAAGTGAACGGCCGCCGCTACAACTGGATGAGCCGGCCCGTGGTGGTCGTCTGCGTCGATGGCTGCGCATACGAATATCTGGAAGAAGCGGCCGAGGCCGGCGTCGCGCCGTTCCTGCGCACGCTGCTGAAGCCGGGCACGGCGCTCAAGGGCGAGTGCGTGGTGCCGAGCTTCACGAACCCGAACAACCTGTCGATCGTGACGGGTGTGCCGCCGGCGGTGCATGGGATAAGCGGCAACTACTTCTACGATCGCGACACCGGCGCCGAGGTGCTGATGAACGATCCGAAGTACCTGGTCGCACCGACCGTGCTCGCGACGTTCGCGGAGCAAGGCGCGAAGGTCGCGGTCGTCACCGCGAAGGACAAGCTGCGCCGCCTGCTCGGCAAGGGGCTGAAGGGCATCTGCTTCTCGTCGGAAAAGGCCGACGAGGCGAGCATCGAGGAAAACGGCATCGACAACGTGCTCGAGCTGGTCGGCAAGCCGGTGCCGAGCGTGTATAGCGCGGACCTGTCGGAATTCGTGTTCGCGGCCGGCGTGCGCCTGCTCGAGACGCGCCCGATCGACCTGATGTACCTGTCGACCACCGACTACGTGCAGCACAAGTGCGCGCCCGGCACGGAAGGCGCGAACGCGTTCTACGCGATGATGGACAAGTACCTGCAGCGCCTCGACGAGCTCGGCGCGATCGTCGCGATCACGGCCGACCACGGGATGAACGCGAAGCACGACGATGAAACCGGCGAGCCGAACGTGATCTACCTGCAGGAGCTGTTCGACGAGTGGCTCGGCGAGGATGCGGCGCGCGTGATCCTGCCGATCACCGATCCCTACGTCGTGCACCACGGCGCGCTCGGCTCGTTCGCGACCGTCTACGTGCCGGCGACGGCCGACGCCGAGGCGCTGCGCGCCCGGCTCGCCGCGGTCGACGGCATCGACGTCGTGCTGACGGGTGCCGAGGGCTGCGCGCGCTTCGAGCTGCCGCCGGCGCGGATGGGCGACCTGATCGTGATCTCGAAGCAGGACGTCGTGCTCGGCACGCGCCGCATCAAGCACGACCTGTCGGGCCTCGACGTGCCGCTGCGTTCGCATGGCGGGATCTCCGAACAGATCGTGCCGCTGATCTTCAGCAAGCCGGTCGCCGGCGACGTGTCGGGCCGCGCGCGGCTGCGCAACTTCGACATCATCGACATCGCGCTCAACCATCTGCAGTGA